One Streptomyces hundungensis DNA segment encodes these proteins:
- a CDS encoding NAD-dependent epimerase/dehydratase family protein, translated as MSVNDRRTGGREGGGAGSVVVLGATGFVGRHICEVFDAVGWTVTGVARSTREASTPYSVRALDVVSAEPEHIAALFGECGARVVVNAAGAVWQATEDDMTRANADLVERLVAATAPLDAPPRLIQLGSVHEYGPVPRTGITEDTPTAPVTPYGRSKLAGARALLDAAAAGRARGLVLRVSNVSGPGTHRASLLGMVAHHLVTSAPEPLRLAPLLAHRDFVDVRDVADAALAAAGSEASGQVLNIGGGQATSVRSLVARLTELAGATAEIVEAPSAGGRPPEAEWQRMDIGRAHRLLGWSPRRSLDDSLRDLLAHARLAAHREPLSSAFQVLPTTMAVSDHR; from the coding sequence GTGTCGGTGAACGACCGAAGAACAGGCGGCAGAGAAGGTGGCGGCGCCGGATCGGTGGTGGTGCTCGGCGCCACCGGGTTCGTGGGCCGGCACATCTGCGAGGTGTTCGACGCTGTGGGCTGGACGGTGACCGGCGTCGCCCGCAGCACCCGAGAGGCCTCAACTCCGTACAGCGTGCGTGCACTTGACGTGGTGAGCGCCGAGCCGGAGCACATCGCGGCGCTGTTCGGCGAGTGCGGCGCGCGGGTGGTGGTGAACGCGGCGGGCGCCGTGTGGCAGGCCACCGAGGACGACATGACGCGCGCCAACGCCGACCTGGTGGAGCGCCTGGTCGCCGCGACCGCCCCGCTCGACGCGCCGCCCCGGCTGATCCAGCTGGGCTCGGTGCACGAGTACGGGCCGGTGCCGCGTACCGGCATCACCGAGGACACCCCGACCGCGCCGGTCACCCCGTACGGCCGCTCGAAACTGGCCGGGGCCCGCGCGCTGCTCGACGCGGCGGCAGCGGGGCGGGCCCGGGGTCTGGTGCTGCGGGTCTCCAATGTGTCGGGGCCCGGCACCCACCGGGCGAGCCTGCTGGGCATGGTGGCCCACCACCTCGTCACGTCCGCCCCCGAACCCCTGCGGCTCGCCCCGCTCCTTGCCCACCGTGACTTCGTGGACGTACGCGACGTGGCGGACGCCGCGCTCGCCGCGGCCGGCTCCGAGGCGAGCGGCCAGGTCCTCAACATCGGGGGCGGGCAGGCGACGTCGGTGCGCTCCCTGGTGGCCAGGCTCACCGAACTCGCGGGCGCCACCGCCGAGATCGTGGAGGCGCCGAGCGCGGGCGGACGTCCGCCCGAGGCCGAGTGGCAGCGCATGGACATCGGCCGGGCACACCGGCTGCTCGGCTGGTCACCGCGGCGGAGCCTGGACGATTCGCTGCGCGACCTGCTGGCCCACGCCCGCCTCGCCGCGCATCGCGAGCCGTTGTCCAGTGCCTTTCAAGTCCTCCCCACAACGATGGCCGTGTCGGATCACCGCTGA
- a CDS encoding dTDP-4-dehydrorhamnose 3,5-epimerase family protein, with product MRIEETAVPDAYRIMPKLLTDPRGSFHESYRYDLLAAETGHAFVPRQVNYSASSRNTVRGLHGVTIPPGQAKLVSCVRGALLDVVVDVRVGSPTFGEHVTTILDAREGRAMFVAEGLAHGFVALTDDTCISYLCSTEYVPGTQLDLRALDPELGIAWARWLTGEPVLSEKDAGAPTVGEAAGLGLLPTYAQCVSLYGRGSEGSRRAA from the coding sequence ATGAGGATCGAAGAGACCGCCGTACCGGACGCGTACCGCATCATGCCGAAGCTGCTGACGGACCCCCGCGGCAGTTTCCACGAGTCGTACCGCTATGACCTGCTCGCCGCCGAGACCGGGCACGCGTTCGTGCCGCGCCAGGTCAACTACTCGGCGTCCTCGCGCAATACGGTGCGCGGGCTGCACGGCGTGACCATCCCGCCGGGCCAGGCCAAGCTGGTCAGCTGTGTGCGCGGGGCGCTCCTCGACGTGGTCGTCGACGTGCGCGTGGGGTCCCCCACCTTCGGTGAGCACGTCACGACGATCCTGGACGCGCGGGAGGGGCGGGCCATGTTCGTGGCGGAGGGACTGGCGCACGGGTTCGTGGCGCTGACCGACGACACGTGCATCAGCTATCTCTGCTCCACCGAGTACGTGCCGGGTACGCAGCTCGATCTGCGGGCGCTCGACCCCGAGCTGGGGATTGCCTGGGCGCGTTGGCTCACGGGGGAGCCGGTGTTGTCGGAGAAGGATGCGGGGGCGCCTACGGTGGGTGAGGCTGCGGGGCTCGGGTTGCTGCCCACGTATGCGCAGTGCGTTTCCCTCTACGGGAGGGGTTCCGAGGGTTCTCGGCGGGCCGCGTAG